The Geoalkalibacter sp. nucleotide sequence ACGAGAAAGGTAGCGCTCCACGTTGCCATCGGTTTCCTCAAGCACGGCGCGGGTCAAGGCAAACAACGACGTTGTCAGGTCCGCCAGAAATGTCTCGTAGGCGAGACGATCCCAGCGATCCCGCAGGGGAACCTTGGCCGCCCTGGTGCTTAGGGTGCCGATGTCGAAAACGCCGGCAAGATCCCGGTACGCACAGGTCACGGTGCGCAGATCACGCCCCGTTTCGTCGACCAGGCTCACCAGCGGCAGCACATCCCGCAGATAAGGCAAGCCTGCGACCAGCAAGGCCAAGGAGCGGGACAAACCCTGCGATTCCAGATCGGCGGCGCGCCCCTCGGCACCCGCCCACTCGGCGGCCGGCACCACGCCGGGGAGCATGTTGAGAAATTCCTCCATGCGGTCGCGCCAAAGGCGGATCACGTCATCGTCCAGGGACGCATCGAGGTTGCGCTCCAGGGACCAGAGGCACAATTCCCGCAGAGTGTCGGCATAGCGCCTGAAAATTTCATATTGATCGTTTGCCGCCATGAGGTTGTCGAGACCGAAGACCGCCTGCCGCAGAGCATCGCCCTGGAGAATCCGATCAAAAAAGGCAAAGGTCAGGGCACACTCCGCCAGGTTGCGCCCCGAGCGATGGCTGAGTTGAATCATCAGGGCGCTTCCTCCCAGATCAATGACCCGGTTGGTGAGGACCGTTGCGGTGATTTCCTGGGCGAGGGGGTGCTTGTCGAGGTGAGCGGCAAAGCGCTCGCGAATGGTTCCGGGAAAATATTCGGCGAGAAATTCGCGGGTGCTGTCCCTAAGCGAGAAACCCTTTTCGAGCAACGCCTGAAACAGCTGCATTTTGCCGTAGGCCAGCAGAATGGCAAGCTCCGGCCGCGTCAGGGATTTACCCGGGCGCGCCAGCAGTTCCTTGGAGGTCGGCAGGCATTCCCCCGCGCGATCCAGCAGGCCGGCATTGGCCAGGCGCTCCGTCAGATCGACAAAGGGCGCGGGATTGTCCTGGCAGCGGCGCAGATCCAGGGAAAGGGCCAGACTTTGCGTATAGTTGTTGCGCAGCACCGCGGCGCAGACATCCGTGGTCACCTCGCGCAGCAGGCGATCGCGCTCCGCGCGGTCGGCAAGGCACTGCTGCTCGGCGAGCACCTGCATGAGAATCTTGAGATTGACCTCGTGATCGGAGCAGTCGACGCCGGCCGAATTGTCGATGGCGTCGGTGTTGATGCGCCCGCCGTTGAGGGCGAACTCGATGCGGGCCCTTTGCGTAAAACCGAGATTGCCCCCCTCTCCCACCACGCGCACCCGCAACTGAGCCGCATCGATGCGCACCGCGTCGTTGTTGCGATCGCCGACCTCCTCATGCTTTTCGCTCGAAGCCTTGACGTAGGTGCCGATGCCGCCGTTCCACAGCAGATCGGCCGGCGCCTGCAGAATGAGCCGCACCAGATCCTGTCCGTCGACGGAAGCGTGACGCACGCCGAGAAGGTCGCGCACCTGCGGCGAGAGGGGGATGTCCTTGGCCTGGCGCGAATAAATGCCGCCGCCCGCGGAAATCAGGGCGCGATCATAATCCTCCCAGGAGGAACGAGGCAGGTGATACAAGCGCTCACGCTCGCGGTATGACGCGGCGGGATCGGGGTTGGGATCGAGAAAGATGTGACGATGGTCGAAGGCGCCCACCAGGCGGATCTGGCGCGAGAGCAGCATGCCGTTGCCGAACACATCGCCGCTCATGTCGCCGATGCCCACCACGCTCAAGGGTTCGCTTTGAATGTCGCGGCCCAGTTCGCGAAAATGGCGTTTGACGCATTCCCAGGCGCCGCGGGCGGTGATGCCCAGCGCCTTGTGATCGTAACCCTGCGAACCGCCGCTGGCAAAGGCATCGTCGAGCCAGAAACGGTACTCGCGGCTGACGGCGTTGGCCGTATCGGAAAACTGCGCCGTGCCCTTGTCGGCGGCCACCACCAGGTAGGGATCCTCATCGTCATAGGCCACCAACCCGGCGGGACGCACCACCTGACCGCCCACGCGATTGTCGGTGAGATCGAGCAAGCCGCGCATCAGCGTCACGTAAGCGGCGCGCGATAATTGCGCCCCCTCCTCCCGCGTCCGATAGGGGGTCTGAACGATAAAGCCACCCTTGGATCCGACCGGAACGATCAGGGCGTTTTTCGTCATCTGTGTTTTCATCAGCCCGAGAATTTCGGTGCGAAAATCATCGGGCCGGTCCGACCAGCGAATGCCGCCGCGCGCGACTCGCCCGCCGCGCAGGTGGATGCCTTCCATGGCGGCGGCATGTACGTAGATCTCGAACAGCGGTCGCGGCGCGGGCATCTCGATGATGCCGATGGCGCTGATCTTGAAGGCGAAAAAATAGTCCGAGGCCGAGCGCCGCAGAAAAAAATTGGTGCGCACCGTGGAGTCGATGAGATTGAAGAACGTGCGCAGGATACGGTCTTCATTGATGTCCGCGACCTCCTCAAGGGCCGCTGCCAACTGCATGCGCAGGGGCGAGAGCGCCTGCTCCTCGCGCGCCGACTGGTCGCTCCAGGCCTCGCGGGGTTCGAAGCGGGCACTGAAATAACGAAACAGCAAAAGGGCGATATGCGGATTGTTGATCAGCGCATAAGCCACGCGACGCTTGGTGAACGTCGAGCCGAGTTGATGATAGTAATTGCGATAACCGCGAAAGACGTCGATCTCCCGCCAGTCCAAGCCGGTCAGCACCAGGAGGCGATTGAGGTTGTCGTTCTCGATCTCGCCGCGCCGCAAGGCGATGAGCATCGCCAGCAGCTTGTCGCCGAGTTGCCCCAGGGGCAGCGCCCGCTCGTCGTTGCAGCGCACCGCGAAGCTCTTGATGAAATAGGTTTCCTCCTGCGGCTTGACGAGGTAGTCGAGTTCGTCGATGACCCAGAGGTGCATGTTTTCCAGAAGGGGCATGAGCTCGTTGAGATAGGTTTCACGGCGGCTGTAAAACTGCAACCGAAAATACTCCTCATCATTGTGGAACGGGCCCCAGAGGCTGAAAAACTCTCCCCCGCCGCGCCGCACTTCTTCCATGCCCTGAATATCGCGCAGGGCGAAGCGAGGATGGGTCAGAGTGCGGTATTCGGCGGAAAATCCCAGGTTATAGCGGTCAAAGAGCGTCTCGCCGAGTTCCTCGCCGAAACGGCGCTCCAGCAGCACCCGCAGCTTCATGTCCCAGGGCCGGGCGATTTCCGTGAGGCCGCGCTCCAGGCGGCGCACATCATGGGGGGCATCCTTGGCGACGGCCGTCACCCTCACATGCAGGCTCAGATAGTCGCTCGACAGATGGATGGGACGGGAACTGCTCTCTTCGGCATGGAAAAATCGCCGGATATAGGCTTCCAGGCGGTCGATGTGCGCCGGGTCGTAAAACTCGCGCGGCATGATCAGCAGCAGGGTCAGGCTGCGCAGCGAGAGGCTGGGGGCCACCACGACCTTCACCGCTCCCTCGCGGTAGAGAAACGTAAAGGAGCGCACCGCTGCCTGCAAGGCCTCGGGGCTCATGAAAAACAATTCGACCTTGGGAAAGGTATTGAAGATATCGATGGTTTTGTTGTAGTCGTGGCAGCCCCGGGGGATCCCCAGCGCCTGGAGGGCTCGCTCGATTTTGCGCCGCAAGGAAGGAACGGAAAAGGTGGGCTCCTCCAGAAACTTCTGGGAAAACAGCCCGCAAAAGGCATGCTCGCGGCAACTGCCGTCGGGCAAGGGTTCACGCCAGCCAAGATAGTACAGATGCTCGCCGCGATGCACCGGACTCAGATTTTCCGTCGTGTCCACCACCACCAGGCTGTCGCGCAGGATGCGCCGGTGCACCTCGCTGCCGAAACGCGCCAGGGGCAGGGTTTCGCCCTTTTGCATGTCCGGCAGCCCGGGGAAAATTCCCAGGGGTTCTTCCCCGAGGGTCACCTGTCCGGCGCCTCCCGGCTGGGCAACCAGCCAGCCGCGGTACCCAAAGGGCAAGAAATTGTCGTTCTGCAGCCAACTCCAAAACTCGCGGTCTTCCTCGGTCGGGGCAAGTTTTTCCAGGCGCCGCAGACAGGCCGAAAGTTTGCGCCGGTCCCGCTCGACCTGCAATACCGCCGCGAAGACCTCACGGATCTCATCCTCAAGGCGTCTTCGCGCCTTTTCCTGAAGCCCCTGCAGTTCCACCAGGATCAAGGATTCCCGGGGCGCTCTGCCGGAACCTGCGCTGAGTTCGACGATACGCCCCTGCCGGCGGCGAATGGTTAGAATGGGGTGACTGATGACCTGGAAACGCAGGCGGTTGCGGTTGAGCAGGGTTTGCAGCGAATCCACCAAAAAGGGCGCATCGGGGGTGTTGGTGAGAAGATACCAGCGCCCCGCCCTCACCCCAGGGACCAGAGCCAGGGCGACATCCTCGCGCCTGGCGTCGATGAAGGTGAAGATTTGGGTGATCCAGCCCGCCAGCCGCTCCGCGGGCAGGTGTTGAAAGTAGGAACGGGCGGTGTGGATTTCCAGTTCCAGGGCCAGTTGACGCAGGGCCTCGCCCTGGCCGTCGGGAGCCAGGGACGCAAGCCGCGTCAGAATCTCTTCGGTGAGCGCCCCGAGCCCGTCACGGCCGGGGTCCTCGGTTGCCGTATCCACGAAAATATTCATGACATCCTTGGCGGGCAGAGGGTTGGCGGCGGCTGGACAAGGTCATGAAGCTTCTCTAAAAAGAATAGAGGACCGGCGGGGCTTTGCAAGGCACGGAAACGCTCTTGAAATTCACGCTTCAGGTCAGAATCCGCACATCGGCCTCGCGGCGCAATTCTCCAACCCATTGCTTGAGCAGGTTGACTTCGGCCTCCTCCTTGAGAAAGGCGCGCAGGCGCCCTTCGGCCTCCTCCAGGCTCAGACGGCGCTCGGGCGTCTTGTCCAGCACCAGAATCAGGTGAAAGCCGTAGGGCGTTTCCACGATCTCGCCCAATTCTCCCGGGCGCTGTTGAAAGGCCGCGTTCTCGAAAGAATCCACCATCTGGCCGCGGCTGAAATAGCCGAGGTCGCCGCCGGCCTGAGCGCTGGGACAATCGGAATGCTCGCGCGCCAGACTCGCGAAATCGGCGACGCTCAGCCGCGCGCGCAATTCGCGAATGCGCGAGAGAGCAGCGTCGCGTTCATCGCCCTGCCCGGCGATGAGGATGTGCCTGGCATGGACTTTCTCCGGCTCGATCATCTTGCGCGGATAGCGCTGATAGAGCTTTTCCACCTCCTGGGCCTGGGGCTCGGGCACGGCCTTGAGCTTTTCCGCGGTCATGAGGTTGACGGTCAGATCCTCGCGCACCATGCGGTGATAGAATTCCGGGCTCATGCCGGCTTTTTCCAGATTGGCGTAGAACTCCTCCGCGTTGGCGAAAGAGGCGATGAGCTTGTTTTTTTCTTCCTCGACGCTCTCTTCAGAGGCCAGGATGCCCGCGGCCAGGGCGGCCTGAAAAATCAACGCCCGCGCGATGAGCTTTTCCAGGGCCATGTCCTGGACTTCCTGAAACTGATCGACGGAGAGTTGCTCGACAGCCTTGTGATGCATTTGCTGGGCATAGACGCGCATGGTGCTATCAAGTTCATTGCGACTGATGGGACGACCATTGACCTTCGCGACGGTTTCCACGGACAGATCTCCTTTGGTGAACGAATTTATGGGCGCAGAGCCGCCGAGAGCCGCGCAAATTGCTCAAGGGACAGAGTTTCGCCCCGCGCCTGCGGGTCGATAGCACAATCACCGAGGGCGGCAAGCACATCGACTTCGGCAAAGCCCGCGGCCTTGAGGGTATTGCGCAAGGTCTTGCGGCGCTGGGCAAAGGCGGCCTTGACCACCCGGCGAAAAAACGCCTCGTCGGCCACCGCCGCCCGCGGGGCAGGCAGCGCCTCGAAGGCGAGCACCACCGAATCGACCTTGGGCGGCGGGAAAAAGGCGCCGGGCCGCACCAGAACCACCCGCCGGATATCAAACCACAAGGGGCAAAGCACCGAAAGAATTCCGTACTCGCCGGTGCCGGGCGCGGCGCACAGACGCTCGCCCACTTCCTTTTGAAACATCAGAACCAGGCGTTCGAACAGGTGCCGGCAATCCAGGATGCGAAACAGAATCTGGCTGGAAATGTTGTAGGGCAGATTGGCAACGAGGGTATAGGGCGGCTCGCGCAACACTTCGTCCCAGGACAGCAGCAAGGCATCGCCCTGGTGGATGCCGAGGCGCGGGTGGCGGCGCTCCTCCAACCGGGTCACCAGGTCGCGGTCGATCTCCATCACCTCGACCCGACCGGCCGATTCCAGCAGGCGGTCGGTCAGCGCGCCCAGGCCGGGGCCGATTTCGAGCACCCGGCTGCCCCCGTCGAGCCGCGCGGCCTCCAGGATGCGCTCGATGACGGACTGATCGCGCAGAAAATTCTGGCCGAAGCGTTTGCGCGGCCGGTGATCGTCCTGCATCAGGGCTCCTTTATCCGCGCCGTTTGCGGCGAGGCCAGCGGGGAACACGCCAATTCTTGAACAGAGGAATCAGCCGCAGGGTCAGGGCATAGGTCAGGGCGCCGCTCAAGATGCCGAGCACCACCCCGCCGATGGTCAGGGGCAGAAACAGATCCCAGCCGAAGCTCTTGAGCGCCTGGAAATTGAACTCCTCGAGCAGATGCACC carries:
- a CDS encoding peptidylprolyl isomerase gives rise to the protein MCAALGGSAPINSFTKGDLSVETVAKVNGRPISRNELDSTMRVYAQQMHHKAVEQLSVDQFQEVQDMALEKLIARALIFQAALAAGILASEESVEEEKNKLIASFANAEEFYANLEKAGMSPEFYHRMVREDLTVNLMTAEKLKAVPEPQAQEVEKLYQRYPRKMIEPEKVHARHILIAGQGDERDAALSRIRELRARLSVADFASLAREHSDCPSAQAGGDLGYFSRGQMVDSFENAAFQQRPGELGEIVETPYGFHLILVLDKTPERRLSLEEAEGRLRAFLKEEAEVNLLKQWVGELRREADVRILT
- the rsmA gene encoding 16S rRNA (adenine(1518)-N(6)/adenine(1519)-N(6))-dimethyltransferase RsmA, translating into MQDDHRPRKRFGQNFLRDQSVIERILEAARLDGGSRVLEIGPGLGALTDRLLESAGRVEVMEIDRDLVTRLEERRHPRLGIHQGDALLLSWDEVLREPPYTLVANLPYNISSQILFRILDCRHLFERLVLMFQKEVGERLCAAPGTGEYGILSVLCPLWFDIRRVVLVRPGAFFPPPKVDSVVLAFEALPAPRAAVADEAFFRRVVKAAFAQRRKTLRNTLKAAGFAEVDVLAALGDCAIDPQARGETLSLEQFARLSAALRP
- a CDS encoding NAD-glutamate dehydrogenase, translated to MNIFVDTATEDPGRDGLGALTEEILTRLASLAPDGQGEALRQLALELEIHTARSYFQHLPAERLAGWITQIFTFIDARREDVALALVPGVRAGRWYLLTNTPDAPFLVDSLQTLLNRNRLRFQVISHPILTIRRRQGRIVELSAGSGRAPRESLILVELQGLQEKARRRLEDEIREVFAAVLQVERDRRKLSACLRRLEKLAPTEEDREFWSWLQNDNFLPFGYRGWLVAQPGGAGQVTLGEEPLGIFPGLPDMQKGETLPLARFGSEVHRRILRDSLVVVDTTENLSPVHRGEHLYYLGWREPLPDGSCREHAFCGLFSQKFLEEPTFSVPSLRRKIERALQALGIPRGCHDYNKTIDIFNTFPKVELFFMSPEALQAAVRSFTFLYREGAVKVVVAPSLSLRSLTLLLIMPREFYDPAHIDRLEAYIRRFFHAEESSSRPIHLSSDYLSLHVRVTAVAKDAPHDVRRLERGLTEIARPWDMKLRVLLERRFGEELGETLFDRYNLGFSAEYRTLTHPRFALRDIQGMEEVRRGGGEFFSLWGPFHNDEEYFRLQFYSRRETYLNELMPLLENMHLWVIDELDYLVKPQEETYFIKSFAVRCNDERALPLGQLGDKLLAMLIALRRGEIENDNLNRLLVLTGLDWREIDVFRGYRNYYHQLGSTFTKRRVAYALINNPHIALLLFRYFSARFEPREAWSDQSAREEQALSPLRMQLAAALEEVADINEDRILRTFFNLIDSTVRTNFFLRRSASDYFFAFKISAIGIIEMPAPRPLFEIYVHAAAMEGIHLRGGRVARGGIRWSDRPDDFRTEILGLMKTQMTKNALIVPVGSKGGFIVQTPYRTREEGAQLSRAAYVTLMRGLLDLTDNRVGGQVVRPAGLVAYDDEDPYLVVAADKGTAQFSDTANAVSREYRFWLDDAFASGGSQGYDHKALGITARGAWECVKRHFRELGRDIQSEPLSVVGIGDMSGDVFGNGMLLSRQIRLVGAFDHRHIFLDPNPDPAASYRERERLYHLPRSSWEDYDRALISAGGGIYSRQAKDIPLSPQVRDLLGVRHASVDGQDLVRLILQAPADLLWNGGIGTYVKASSEKHEEVGDRNNDAVRIDAAQLRVRVVGEGGNLGFTQRARIEFALNGGRINTDAIDNSAGVDCSDHEVNLKILMQVLAEQQCLADRAERDRLLREVTTDVCAAVLRNNYTQSLALSLDLRRCQDNPAPFVDLTERLANAGLLDRAGECLPTSKELLARPGKSLTRPELAILLAYGKMQLFQALLEKGFSLRDSTREFLAEYFPGTIRERFAAHLDKHPLAQEITATVLTNRVIDLGGSALMIQLSHRSGRNLAECALTFAFFDRILQGDALRQAVFGLDNLMAANDQYEIFRRYADTLRELCLWSLERNLDASLDDDVIRLWRDRMEEFLNMLPGVVPAAEWAGAEGRAADLESQGLSRSLALLVAGLPYLRDVLPLVSLVDETGRDLRTVTCAYRDLAGVFDIGTLSTRAAKVPLRDRWDRLAYETFLADLTTSLFALTRAVLEETDGNVERYLSRRRQKIRDLRTVQQQIQASEPVNFHPFSVWVRTLGSLIPSR